The following proteins are co-located in the Phragmites australis chromosome 10, lpPhrAust1.1, whole genome shotgun sequence genome:
- the LOC133930342 gene encoding solute carrier family 40 member 1 isoform X2 → MALVVVTNVSGALAALSTLAGTILIEREWVVVISSGHPPAVLTGINSVVRRIDLSCKLLAPVFSGLVISFASAQASAAALALWNVASVGLEYWLLVSVYNGVPALAESSRLRAADAPPEIADPAEVAVVGWRSRLTEQLTIIPCWESWVVYVRQDVALPGVALAFLYFTVLSFGTLMTATLDWKGIPAYVISLARGFSAIVGIAATLLYPVVHSWVSTLRTGLWSIWMQWCCLLVCVASIWAGSGLASAWMLMASVAASRLGLWMFDLAVMQLMQDGVPEQDRCVVGGVQNSLQSVFDLLTYIMGIIISDPRDFSQLIVLSFFLVTCAAVVYTLHVYRVRKHLFHLDKINWIKRS, encoded by the exons ATGGCGCTCGTTGTCGTGACCAACGTGTCAGGCGCGCTTGCAGCGCTCTCAACTCTCGCTGGCACAATATTGATCGAGAGAGAGTG GGTGGTGGTGATCTCGAGCGGGCACCCTCCGGCGGTGCTGACGGGGATCAACTCGGTGGTCCGGCGGATCGACCTGAGCTGCAAGCTGCTGGCCCCGGTCTTCTCCGGCCTGGTCATCAGCTTCGCGTCGGCGCAGGCCtccgcggcggcgctggcgctgtGGAACGTCGCCTCCGTGGGGCTGGAGTACTGGCTCTTGGTCTCCGTGTACAACGGCGTGCCCGCCCTCGCCGAAAGCAGCCGGCTGAGGGCAGCGGACGCACCGCCGGAGATTGCGGACCCGGCCGAGGTGGCGGTGGTGGgttggaggtcgaggctgacgGAGCAGCTCACCATCATACCGTGCTGGGAGTCGTGGGTGGTGTACGTGAGGCAGGACGTGGCGCTCCCCGGGGTCGCTCTCGCCTTCCTCTACTTCACTGTCCTGAG TTTTGGTACGCTGATGACGGCGACTCTGGACTGGAAAGGCATACCTGCATATGTGATCAGTTTGGCACGGGGTTTCAGCGCCATTGTTGGGATAGCAGCGACCCTGCTGTACCCGGTCGTGCATTCGTGGGTGTCCACGCTCCGGACGGGGCTGTGGTCCATCTGGATGCAGTGGTGCTGCCTGCTGGTGTGCGTGGCCTCCATCTGGGCGGGCAGCGGCCTGGCCTCGGCGTGGATGCTGATGGCCAGCGTCGCGGCCTCGCGCCTCGGGCTCTGGATGTTCGACCTCGCCGTCATGCAGCTGATGCAGGACGGCGTGCCGGAGCAGGACCGGTGCGTGGTGGGCGGGGTGCAGAACTCGCTGCAGTCCGTGTTCGACCTGCTTACCTACATCATGGGCATCATCATCTCCGACCCCAGG GATTTCAGCCAGCTGATCGTGCTGTCCTTCTTCCTGGTGACTTGCGCGGCGGTCGTGTACACGCTGCACGTCTACCGGGTGCGGAAGCACCTCTTCCACCTGGACAAGATCAACTG GATCAAAAGGTCATGA